Below is a window of Streptomyces genisteinicus DNA.
CTGTTCCGCATACGTCCCCCTCGTCGGGCGGACCCATCGGTAACCGTCTCTCAGCTCGCCCTTTACACGATCATGAGACGCGATGGCGACCGTTTTTCCCTGATTCGCTCGAAATGGGGATCCACGGTCACTCAGAGCTGCTGAAACAACCCTCTTATCGGGCTCCCCAACCAGCACATCGTGGGCTTAACTTATGTGCCATGACCTCCCCCCGCGCCACCTATGGCGGCGGTTACTACTCCGCGCCGTCGTTCCCCGACACCCCGATCTACGACTCCCTGGTCGCGGAGCGGGGCACGCCTCAGATCGCCCCGATCCGAGTGCCCTCCGCGTACGACACCGGCAACAGCTACCTGCCGGCGCTGCCCGCGGCCCTGCCCGCCCTCCCGGCGGCACCCTCCCCTTCGACGCCCGCGTACGGCTACCCGCAGCCGATGCAGCAGCCCGTGCCGCTGCAGCAGGCCCCGGCGCCGTACATCCCGCAGCAGGCCGCGCCCCGCGGCTACCCGGGCACCCCGTACCAGGGGCACCAGCAGCCCCGTCCCGCCGGCGGGTACGAGGCCATGCGCCCCGCGGCCCGGCCGGCTCCGGCACCGTACGAGGACCCCTACAACCGGCCCTACCAGGGGCGGGGTTACTGACGACGCCGTCCGCACGGCCCGCCACCGCCTCTCCCTGACGGGCCGTCACGGACTTCCCACGGCGCGGCACGACGGCGCGGCCCGGCGCGCGACGGCGCTCCGGGCCCGGGACTCGCCCCGGCGCGCACCGTCACTCCCGGTGACGAACTCGGCACGCATCCCGGCGCGGGGGTGCGTGCGCTCGCGTCGCCGGGGGTCCGCTCGCGGGGCGCCGTCCCGTGCGGCCCGCCGCGGTCGCCGACGGGAACCGCCGGCCGGTGCCCGTACGTCGGAGTTCCCGGAGGGGGTGACGTGTCATGCGGGATGCCGTCGTGATCTGGCGCCGGCGCCGCAGTCCGCTGTGCCGTCCCACGGATCTGGCGGAGGCATGGGTCGCCCTCGTCGCCGCCCTCCTCCTCGTCACCGCCGCCCCCGCCGTCGGCTGGCTCACCGGCTCGCTGACGGAGGATGCGCTCCGGCAGTCCCTCCGGGCCCAGCGGCACCAGCGCCATCCGGTCACGGCCGAGGTCACCGGGCCGGGCGGCGCGGCCGCGGCGGCGTTCCGCGACGACCCCGCGGCCGCCGACGGCCGGCACCGGGTCCGCGCCTCGTGGACCGCCCCCGACGGCCGGGTGCGCAGCGGCACGGTGGCGACCGCGCTGCGGGCACCGCGCGCCGGCGACAGGTTCACCGTGTGGACGGACGCGTCGGGCCGTCCGGTGCCGCGCCCCATGGACGAGGAGGCCGCACGGGTGCACGCCGCGCTGGCGGGAGTCGGCGCCTGGGCGGTGTCCGCACTGCTCGTGGAGTCCGCCAGACGGCTGGTGCTCTGGCGGCTCGTCCGGCGCAGGTTCGCCCGCCTGGACCGGGCCTGGGCCGCCGCCGGACCGGACTGGGGCAGAACCGGCGCCGGGAGCTGAGCTGCCGGATGCCGTCAACTCCCGCCCGCCGCGCGCGCTACGGTGGGGCGACCCCCTTCGGGGGCGAGGAGGGCGTCCTCGCGCGGGCGCCGCGGTGCACGGA
It encodes the following:
- a CDS encoding DUF6643 family protein, whose amino-acid sequence is MTSPRATYGGGYYSAPSFPDTPIYDSLVAERGTPQIAPIRVPSAYDTGNSYLPALPAALPALPAAPSPSTPAYGYPQPMQQPVPLQQAPAPYIPQQAAPRGYPGTPYQGHQQPRPAGGYEAMRPAARPAPAPYEDPYNRPYQGRGY
- a CDS encoding Rv1733c family protein, which codes for MRDAVVIWRRRRSPLCRPTDLAEAWVALVAALLLVTAAPAVGWLTGSLTEDALRQSLRAQRHQRHPVTAEVTGPGGAAAAAFRDDPAAADGRHRVRASWTAPDGRVRSGTVATALRAPRAGDRFTVWTDASGRPVPRPMDEEAARVHAALAGVGAWAVSALLVESARRLVLWRLVRRRFARLDRAWAAAGPDWGRTGAGS